A single genomic interval of Streptomyces showdoensis harbors:
- a CDS encoding CobW family GTP-binding protein has product MTTQQIPVVVLAGFLGAGKTTLLNHLLRSARGTRIGVMVNDFGDIGIDAMTVAGQVGSTVSLGNGCLCCAVDASELDEYLEVLTRPEVRLDVIVIEASGLAEPQELVRMLLASENERIVYGGLIEVVDAAEFAATRARHPETDRHLAAADLVVVNKADRVPAEALRTVRETVAALAPRAAVTEAAHGRIDPELLFDRVVPEDEIEGQMSIEDILYGYDETGGADGHAHPHAAYDTVSLSTATPLHPRRLMAFLDGRPEGLYRIKGFVDFGAADPANRYGVHAVGRFLRFRPEPWPAGEERLTQLVLIGTGVDAAALRKELAGCEQNGPGDLPDDHAMWGVLRYVPGSEDEPEVTA; this is encoded by the coding sequence GTGACCACCCAGCAGATCCCCGTCGTCGTCCTGGCAGGGTTTCTCGGGGCGGGGAAGACCACCCTGCTCAACCATCTGCTGCGCAGCGCGCGCGGGACGCGGATCGGGGTCATGGTCAACGACTTCGGAGACATCGGCATCGACGCCATGACCGTCGCCGGGCAGGTCGGCTCCACCGTCTCGCTCGGCAACGGTTGTCTGTGCTGCGCGGTGGACGCGAGCGAGCTCGACGAGTACCTGGAGGTGCTCACCCGGCCCGAGGTCCGCCTGGACGTGATCGTGATCGAGGCCAGCGGCCTCGCGGAGCCGCAGGAACTGGTCCGCATGCTGCTGGCCAGCGAGAACGAGCGGATCGTGTACGGCGGGCTGATCGAGGTGGTCGACGCCGCGGAGTTCGCCGCCACCCGCGCGCGGCACCCGGAGACCGACCGGCATCTCGCCGCGGCCGACCTGGTGGTCGTCAACAAGGCCGACCGGGTCCCGGCCGAGGCGCTGCGGACCGTACGCGAGACGGTCGCCGCGCTCGCCCCGAGGGCGGCGGTCACCGAGGCCGCGCACGGACGGATCGACCCCGAGCTGCTCTTCGACCGGGTCGTGCCGGAGGACGAGATCGAGGGGCAGATGTCCATCGAGGACATCCTGTACGGATACGACGAGACGGGCGGGGCGGACGGGCACGCCCACCCGCACGCCGCCTACGACACGGTCTCCCTCAGCACGGCGACGCCGCTGCACCCGCGCCGCCTGATGGCCTTCCTGGACGGGCGCCCCGAGGGCCTCTACCGGATCAAGGGCTTCGTCGACTTCGGAGCCGCCGACCCGGCCAACCGCTACGGCGTCCACGCGGTCGGCCGCTTCCTGCGATTCCGTCCCGAGCCCTGGCCCGCGGGCGAGGAGCGGCTGACCCAGTTGGTCCTCATCGGCACCGGCGTCGACGCCGCCGCCCTGCGCAAGGAGCTCGCCGGCTGCGAGCAGAACGGCCCGGGGGACCTCCCCGACGACCACGCCATGTGGGGCGTCCTGCGGTACGTGCCCGGCAGCGAGGACGAGCCGGAGGTCACGGCGTAG
- a CDS encoding TetR/AcrR family transcriptional regulator C-terminal domain-containing protein, with amino-acid sequence MATKKTTRLDPASVAETALSLLNERGLDGLTLRAIAQELNVQAPALYWHFKNKQALLDEMATVMYRRMVADPETRPPGDLDWQERILAVNRGLRAGLLRYRDGAKVYSGARFTGTDFAADMELQLGALVDAGFSLHQAVRASTTAYMYTLGFVTEEQGTESAPGEPREGFDVERRAEWLADYPLAAAAGAEIFADHDNGFEEGLRLIVAGIEAVYAPTAARPA; translated from the coding sequence GTGGCGACCAAGAAGACGACCCGGCTGGACCCCGCATCGGTGGCGGAGACCGCCCTCAGCCTGCTCAACGAGCGTGGCCTCGACGGGCTGACGCTGCGCGCGATCGCCCAGGAGCTGAACGTCCAGGCGCCCGCGCTCTACTGGCACTTCAAGAACAAGCAGGCGCTGCTCGACGAGATGGCGACCGTGATGTACCGGCGGATGGTGGCCGACCCCGAGACCCGCCCGCCCGGCGACCTCGACTGGCAGGAACGGATCCTCGCGGTCAACCGGGGCCTGCGCGCCGGACTGCTGCGCTACCGCGACGGCGCCAAGGTCTACAGCGGGGCCCGCTTCACCGGGACGGACTTCGCCGCGGACATGGAACTCCAGCTGGGCGCGCTCGTCGACGCGGGCTTCTCGCTGCACCAGGCGGTGCGGGCCAGCACCACCGCGTACATGTACACCCTCGGCTTCGTCACCGAGGAGCAGGGCACCGAGTCGGCGCCGGGGGAGCCCCGCGAGGGCTTCGACGTGGAGCGGCGCGCGGAGTGGCTCGCGGACTACCCGCTCGCGGCGGCGGCCGGGGCGGAGATCTTCGCCGACCACGACAACGGCTTCGAGGAGGGGCTGCGCCTGATCGTCGCCGGGATCGAGGCCGTCTACGCCCCCACCGCGGCCCGCCCGGCATAG
- a CDS encoding DNA gyrase/topoisomerase IV subunit A has product MARRSTKTPPPDDAFEERILDIDVVDEMQGSFLEYAYSVIYSRALPDARDGMKPVQRRIVYQMSEMGLRPERGFVKCARVVGEVMGKLHPHGDASIYDAMVRMAQPFSMRLPLVDGHGNFGSLGNDDPPAAMRYTESRMAPAALMMTESIDEDTVDFAPNYDGQEQEPVALPAAYPNLLVNGASGIAVGMATNMPPHNLGEVIAAARHLIRYPNADLEALMRFVPGPDLPTGGRIVGLSGVKDAYETGRGTFKIRATTSVETVTARRKGIVVTELPFSVGPEKVISKIKDLVGSKKLQGIADVKDLTDRNHGLRLVIEIKNGFVPEAVLEQLYKLTPMEESFGINNVALVDGQPLTLGLKELLEVYLDHRFEVVRRRSEFRRGKKRDRLHLVEGLLVALLDIDEVIRLIRESENSAQAKERLMERFSLSEVQTQYILDTPLRRLTKFDRLELETERDRLTGEIDELTGILESDSELRKLVSAELAAVAKKFATDRRTVLLESAGAPVTAVALEVADDPCRVLLSSTGLLARTATAEVAPADPEAKRVKHDAIVSSVAATQRGDVGAVTSAGRLLRLAVIDLPQLPDTAAAPNLSGGAPLAEFLSLEADETVVCLTTLAETSPGLAIGTLQGVVKRVVPDYPANKDELEVIGLKDGDRIVGATELRTGEEDLVFITSDAQLLRYPASQVRPQGRPAGGMAGIKLTAGAEVISFTAVDPAVDAVVFTVAGSTGTLDASAGTSAKLTPFDQYPRKGRATGGVRCQRFLKGEDVLVLAWAGAVPAHAAQKNGTPSELPDPDPRRDGSGTPLAKPVEVVAGPIG; this is encoded by the coding sequence ATGGCCCGCCGCAGCACGAAGACACCGCCGCCGGACGACGCGTTCGAGGAGAGAATCCTCGACATCGACGTCGTCGACGAGATGCAGGGCTCCTTCCTCGAGTACGCGTACTCGGTGATCTACTCGCGCGCGCTGCCCGACGCCCGCGACGGGATGAAGCCCGTGCAGCGCCGGATCGTCTACCAGATGAGCGAGATGGGTCTGCGGCCCGAGCGCGGGTTCGTGAAGTGCGCCCGCGTCGTCGGCGAGGTCATGGGCAAGCTGCACCCGCACGGCGACGCGTCGATCTACGACGCGATGGTGCGCATGGCGCAGCCCTTCTCCATGCGCCTGCCGCTGGTCGACGGCCACGGCAACTTCGGCTCCCTCGGCAACGACGACCCGCCGGCCGCCATGCGGTACACGGAGTCGCGGATGGCTCCGGCCGCGCTCATGATGACGGAGTCCATCGACGAGGACACCGTCGACTTCGCGCCGAACTACGACGGCCAGGAGCAGGAGCCCGTCGCGCTCCCCGCCGCGTATCCGAACCTCCTGGTCAACGGCGCCTCCGGCATCGCGGTCGGCATGGCCACCAACATGCCGCCGCACAACCTGGGCGAGGTCATCGCGGCCGCCCGCCACCTGATCCGCTACCCGAACGCGGACCTGGAGGCGCTGATGCGCTTCGTGCCGGGTCCCGACCTGCCGACCGGCGGCCGGATCGTCGGCCTGTCCGGCGTCAAGGACGCGTACGAGACGGGCCGCGGCACCTTCAAGATCCGCGCGACGACGTCCGTGGAGACCGTGACGGCCCGCCGCAAGGGCATCGTCGTCACCGAACTCCCCTTCAGCGTCGGCCCGGAGAAGGTGATCTCCAAGATCAAGGACCTGGTCGGCTCCAAGAAGCTCCAGGGCATCGCCGACGTCAAGGACCTCACCGACCGCAACCACGGCCTGCGCCTGGTGATCGAGATCAAGAACGGCTTCGTGCCGGAGGCGGTCCTGGAGCAGCTCTACAAGCTGACGCCGATGGAGGAGTCCTTCGGCATCAACAACGTGGCCCTGGTCGACGGCCAGCCGCTCACCCTCGGCCTCAAGGAGCTCCTGGAGGTCTACCTCGACCACCGCTTCGAGGTGGTCCGGCGCCGCTCCGAGTTCCGCCGCGGCAAGAAGCGCGACCGGCTGCACCTGGTCGAGGGCCTGCTCGTCGCGCTGCTCGACATCGACGAGGTCATCCGGCTGATCCGGGAGAGCGAGAACTCGGCGCAGGCGAAGGAGCGCCTGATGGAGCGCTTCTCCCTGAGCGAGGTCCAGACGCAGTACATCCTGGACACCCCGCTGCGCCGGCTCACCAAGTTCGACCGGCTGGAGCTGGAGACCGAGCGCGACCGGCTCACCGGCGAGATCGACGAGCTGACCGGGATCCTGGAGTCCGACAGCGAGCTGCGCAAGCTGGTCTCGGCGGAACTGGCGGCGGTCGCGAAGAAGTTCGCCACCGACCGGCGCACGGTCCTGCTGGAGTCGGCGGGCGCCCCCGTCACGGCCGTGGCCCTGGAGGTCGCCGACGACCCGTGCCGGGTGCTGCTGTCCTCCACGGGCCTGCTCGCCCGTACGGCGACGGCCGAGGTCGCGCCCGCCGACCCGGAGGCCAAGCGCGTCAAGCACGACGCGATCGTCTCCTCGGTGGCGGCCACCCAGCGCGGCGACGTCGGTGCGGTGACCTCGGCCGGACGGCTGCTGCGGCTCGCGGTGATCGACCTCCCGCAGCTCCCCGACACGGCGGCCGCGCCGAACCTGTCGGGCGGGGCGCCGCTGGCCGAGTTCCTCTCGCTGGAGGCGGACGAGACGGTGGTCTGCCTGACCACGCTCGCCGAGACCTCGCCCGGCCTCGCGATCGGCACGCTGCAGGGCGTGGTCAAGCGCGTCGTGCCGGACTACCCGGCCAACAAGGACGAGCTGGAGGTCATCGGCCTCAAGGACGGCGACCGGATCGTCGGCGCGACGGAGCTGAGGACCGGCGAGGAGGACCTGGTCTTCATCACCTCCGACGCCCAGCTGCTGCGCTATCCGGCCTCTCAGGTGCGGCCGCAGGGACGTCCCGCGGGCGGTATGGCCGGCATCAAGCTGACGGCGGGCGCCGAGGTCATCTCCTTCACCGCCGTGGACCCGGCCGTGGACGCGGTGGTGTTCACGGTCGCCGGCTCCACGGGCACGCTGGACGCCTCGGCCGGCACGTCGGCGAAGCTGACCCCGTTCGACCAGTACCCGCGCAAGGGCCGCGCGACGGGCGGTGTGCGCTGCCAGCGCTTCCTGAAGGGCGAGGACGTCCTCGTCCTGGCCTGGGCGGGCGCCGTCCCGGCCCACGCCGCCCAGAAGAACGGCACCCCGTCCGAGCTCCCGGACCCGGACCCGCGCCGCGACGGCTCGGGCACCCCGCTGGCGAAGCCGGTGGAGGTCGTGGCGGGCCCGATCGGCTAG
- a CDS encoding FAD-dependent monooxygenase, whose translation MGTIKAAGLVDAAPGTEGAAAVETDVVIVGAGPTGLVLAVDLARRGVRALLVEKADRLFPGSRGKGIQPRSLEVLDDLGALPGILAAGSLYPRMRAWEGAERQGEWDMMARSEPTEQVPYANVLLIPQSRTQEVLHARLRELGGDVRFGAALTGFRQSAEAVEAELSTGETVRAAYLVAADGGRSTVRRALGIGMTGETVDPRPMLVADVRLAPSTVVDRGNWHVWPKAPGGAVALCPLPGGDHFQLIAAFDDEAAAVDTAPRAVRELLAARTPLADADVVEVLWASDFRARAAMADRFRDGRVFLAGDAAHVHSPAGGQGLNTSIQDAYNLGWKLGQVLRHGAPAALLDSYETERLPVAAEVLGISTRLHRASSEGANTQRGEEVQQLGLGYRDSPLAVETRTGAAPDALRAGDRAPDGPYGGGRLFDLFRGPHLTLLAVGVPLPALTGGTVRTARLAAYEPYGTGLFLIRPDGYVGWAGTSAEGLDDYLAVVGASCSAVAGPA comes from the coding sequence ATGGGGACCATCAAGGCCGCGGGGCTCGTGGATGCCGCGCCTGGCACGGAGGGCGCTGCCGCCGTGGAGACGGACGTCGTCATCGTCGGGGCGGGACCCACCGGGCTGGTGCTCGCCGTCGACCTGGCCCGCCGGGGCGTGCGCGCCCTGCTCGTCGAGAAGGCGGACCGGCTCTTCCCCGGCTCGCGCGGCAAGGGGATCCAGCCGCGCAGCCTGGAGGTGCTCGACGACCTGGGGGCCCTGCCCGGGATCCTGGCGGCGGGCTCGCTCTACCCGCGGATGCGCGCCTGGGAGGGCGCCGAGCGACAGGGCGAGTGGGACATGATGGCGCGCTCGGAGCCGACCGAGCAGGTGCCGTACGCCAATGTGCTGCTCATCCCGCAGTCCCGCACCCAGGAAGTGCTCCACGCACGCCTTCGGGAGCTCGGCGGTGACGTCCGCTTCGGCGCCGCCCTCACCGGGTTCCGCCAGTCCGCGGAAGCCGTCGAGGCGGAGCTCTCCACCGGCGAGACCGTCCGGGCCGCCTATCTGGTCGCGGCCGACGGCGGGCGCTCCACCGTCCGCAGGGCGCTCGGCATCGGCATGACGGGCGAGACCGTCGACCCCCGCCCGATGCTCGTCGCGGACGTCCGCCTCGCCCCCTCCACGGTCGTGGACCGCGGCAACTGGCACGTCTGGCCGAAGGCGCCGGGCGGAGCCGTGGCGCTGTGCCCGCTGCCCGGGGGCGACCACTTCCAGCTCATCGCCGCCTTCGACGACGAGGCCGCCGCAGTGGACACCGCGCCCCGCGCGGTGCGCGAGCTCCTCGCCGCGCGCACGCCGCTCGCGGACGCGGACGTCGTCGAGGTGCTGTGGGCCTCCGACTTCCGTGCCCGCGCGGCGATGGCGGACCGGTTCCGCGACGGCCGGGTCTTCCTCGCGGGCGACGCGGCGCATGTGCACTCCCCCGCGGGCGGCCAGGGCCTCAACACCAGCATCCAGGACGCGTACAACCTCGGCTGGAAGCTGGGGCAGGTGCTGCGGCACGGCGCCCCGGCCGCGCTCCTCGACTCCTACGAGACCGAGCGGCTGCCCGTCGCCGCCGAGGTTCTCGGCATCAGCACCCGCCTCCACCGGGCTAGCTCCGAGGGCGCGAACACCCAGCGGGGCGAGGAGGTCCAGCAGCTCGGGCTCGGCTACCGGGACTCGCCGCTCGCCGTGGAGACCCGGACCGGGGCGGCCCCCGACGCCCTGCGCGCCGGCGACCGCGCACCGGACGGCCCGTACGGCGGAGGCCGGCTCTTCGACCTCTTCCGGGGCCCGCACCTCACGCTGCTCGCGGTCGGCGTCCCGCTCCCGGCCCTGACGGGCGGCACGGTGCGCACGGCCCGCCTCGCCGCGTACGAGCCGTACGGCACGGGGCTGTTCCTGATCCGCCCGGACGGGTACGTGGGCTGGGCCGGCACGAGCGCCGAGGGCCTCGACGACTACCTCGCCGTCGTCGGCGCCTCCTGCTCCGCCGTCGCGGGCCCGGCATGA